A genomic segment from Tuwongella immobilis encodes:
- a CDS encoding tetratricopeptide repeat protein: MPIHSQAVLVNILAMLAVTGVLIVPVTETDRGIAPYFHLEIWLVYLVAMLPISSLLALVLPFLRRITYGIAVLSILLTGLVVIPETAEIIAMFERTNFVIGCLIRGGIAFVFMLGLMSALGDSLPRWTSPRNVVAWVMGLLMATALPTLLVIQRSEELVRESVEASLQSRWATAYRSFAEYRRLAGDNSEAAQRQEINYSSQVKIVKQMLEQPLPPQAPEWIRIVNARMLAQLNRTDEALAILQKNENPQQVGEIEQLRGTIAEQTGDWATAKVAFAKAIEWAETNPEAATSKMGLQQGLTGLAYAQRKSGDYVAAEQTYRRLLEASPTPETYFLLALFYEDSQQAELAAEFAQKASDAKPDRFRDAARKLQARLRTQQVGCLLVEPTPGGESAPSSDGSATLKR, from the coding sequence ATGCCGATTCACAGCCAAGCGGTTCTGGTCAACATCCTGGCCATGTTGGCCGTCACGGGCGTCCTGATCGTTCCGGTCACGGAAACGGATCGCGGAATCGCCCCGTATTTTCATCTCGAAATCTGGTTGGTGTATCTGGTGGCGATGCTGCCGATCAGCAGCCTACTCGCCCTGGTTCTGCCGTTTCTGCGCCGCATCACTTATGGCATCGCGGTTCTGTCGATTCTGCTCACTGGGCTGGTGGTGATTCCGGAAACTGCGGAAATCATCGCCATGTTTGAACGCACGAATTTCGTGATTGGCTGCCTGATTCGCGGGGGAATCGCATTTGTGTTCATGCTCGGGCTGATGTCGGCTCTGGGCGATTCGCTGCCACGCTGGACTTCGCCGCGCAATGTCGTCGCCTGGGTGATGGGGCTGCTGATGGCGACCGCATTGCCGACACTGTTGGTCATTCAACGCAGCGAGGAACTGGTTCGGGAATCGGTGGAGGCATCGCTGCAAAGTCGATGGGCCACCGCATACCGTTCGTTTGCAGAATATCGCCGATTGGCGGGTGACAACTCGGAAGCGGCCCAACGGCAAGAAATCAACTACAGCTCCCAAGTGAAAATCGTCAAGCAGATGCTCGAACAGCCGCTGCCGCCACAGGCACCAGAATGGATTCGGATCGTGAACGCTCGAATGCTGGCCCAGCTCAACCGTACCGACGAAGCCCTGGCAATTCTTCAAAAAAACGAGAATCCCCAACAAGTCGGCGAGATCGAACAACTTCGCGGCACGATCGCCGAACAAACCGGCGATTGGGCCACCGCGAAAGTTGCGTTTGCGAAGGCCATCGAGTGGGCAGAAACGAATCCGGAAGCGGCGACATCCAAGATGGGGCTGCAACAAGGATTGACAGGATTGGCCTACGCCCAACGCAAATCCGGAGATTACGTCGCCGCTGAGCAAACCTATCGGCGATTGCTCGAAGCATCACCCACGCCGGAAACGTACTTTTTGCTGGCATTGTTTTACGAAGATTCGCAGCAAGCCGAACTGGCGGCGGAATTTGCGCAGAAAGCCAGCGATGCCAAACCCGACCGATTCCGTGACGCGGCACGGAAGCTGCAAGCCCGATTGCGAACGCAGCAAGTCGGCTGCTTGCTGGTGGAGCCGACTCCGGGCGGAGAATCGGCTCCATCATCGGATGGTTCCGCGACGCTGAAACGGTAA
- a CDS encoding alpha/beta hydrolase family protein: MPLSLMLASLLIPAAEPVDWPAKFQRPYAQAPLPDLGLRPLLVDDRGNAIQTPQAWHAQRERLLEPWRAFLGPAPAPAKSLDVRIESTETLEGNVVRQLLSFASEGDDRIRAYLLLPDPKRFPGKRPAMVVFHETTRDTLRQPVGLGGKGDLAIASQLTDRGYVTLSPECYILKDPKGWVTGQTAALAKRHPQWTGMGKMTFDASRCVDFLESIRQADAQRIGCIGFSLGAKEVLYAMAFEPRYQIGVFNEGGIGLRMSNWFDGWYLTRKMMERVPKWEHHQLIGLIAPRPFLVMGGDSADGDASWPFVHAALPVYRLLNAEANVGLFNHRGKHTFPAAARELAYQWVDAHLQPHPKP, encoded by the coding sequence ATGCCACTTTCGCTGATGCTCGCTAGTTTGCTGATTCCCGCCGCGGAGCCGGTCGATTGGCCAGCCAAATTCCAACGCCCGTATGCACAAGCTCCCCTGCCCGATCTCGGACTCCGCCCGTTGCTGGTGGATGATCGCGGCAATGCCATCCAGACCCCACAAGCCTGGCACGCGCAACGCGAACGCCTGCTCGAACCATGGCGAGCATTTCTCGGCCCGGCCCCTGCTCCAGCGAAATCACTCGATGTCCGAATCGAATCGACGGAAACGCTGGAAGGGAATGTGGTTCGGCAATTGCTGAGTTTCGCCAGCGAAGGTGATGATCGCATTCGGGCGTATCTGTTGTTGCCCGATCCCAAGCGGTTTCCCGGCAAGCGACCCGCCATGGTGGTCTTCCACGAGACAACCCGCGACACCCTTCGACAACCCGTGGGTCTGGGCGGCAAAGGCGATTTGGCAATCGCGAGCCAACTGACCGACCGCGGTTACGTCACGCTCAGCCCGGAATGCTACATTCTGAAGGATCCCAAAGGATGGGTGACGGGCCAAACCGCCGCATTGGCCAAACGACACCCGCAATGGACCGGCATGGGCAAAATGACCTTCGATGCCTCGCGCTGTGTCGATTTCCTGGAGTCGATTCGGCAAGCGGATGCGCAACGCATTGGCTGCATTGGCTTTTCGCTCGGTGCCAAGGAAGTGCTCTATGCCATGGCGTTCGAACCGCGATACCAAATTGGCGTCTTCAACGAAGGCGGAATCGGCCTGCGGATGAGCAATTGGTTTGATGGCTGGTATCTGACCCGCAAAATGATGGAGCGGGTGCCGAAATGGGAGCATCATCAACTGATCGGCCTGATCGCTCCGCGTCCGTTTCTGGTGATGGGCGGCGATTCAGCGGATGGCGATGCCAGTTGGCCGTTTGTGCATGCCGCGTTGCCGGTCTATCGGCTTTTGAACGCGGAAGCGAACGTGGGGTTATTCAATCACCGAGGCAAACATACATTCCCAGCGGCGGCTCGGGAATTGGCGTATCAATGGGTCGATGCCCATTTGCAGCCGCATCCCAAGCCGTAA
- a CDS encoding outer membrane protein assembly factor BamB family protein, whose product MRIVLTLLLMSWLSLPAWSAEDWPQFRGPSGDGHAGNAKPPTQWSEKSANIRWKTPIHDKGWSSPVILGDQVWLTTALANGKTFFAVCVDKATGKIIHDLPIFTEENPAFCHAYNSYATPTPVIEPGRIYVHFGSHGTACLDTATGKKLWERRDIKCDHFRGPGSSPILYGDLLILTFDGFDVQFLVALNKSTGETVWKTNRDLRYSSSNGDLHKAYSTPSVFRINGNDRLFSPAAESTVAYDPLTGKELWKVNHGGMNEAAKPVMGNGLVYLTSGHTAQLLAVRPNGEGDVTKSDIVWKSPKGVPTRPSLLLDGAYLYMVSDNGIASCLDAKTGKQQWQERLGGAFCASPILANGNLYLCDEEGKIHVIAAKPEYESLAVNKLADGCMASPAVSGNALFIRTKTHLYRIEDGK is encoded by the coding sequence ATGCGCATCGTTCTCACCTTGCTCCTGATGAGTTGGCTTTCCCTTCCCGCCTGGTCGGCGGAAGATTGGCCGCAATTTCGTGGCCCATCCGGTGATGGTCACGCCGGGAATGCCAAGCCCCCCACCCAATGGAGCGAAAAATCCGCGAATATCCGCTGGAAAACTCCCATTCACGATAAAGGCTGGTCCTCGCCGGTCATTCTCGGCGATCAAGTGTGGCTGACCACCGCGCTAGCCAACGGAAAGACATTCTTCGCCGTCTGTGTGGACAAAGCGACGGGCAAAATCATTCATGATTTGCCGATTTTCACCGAAGAGAATCCCGCATTTTGCCACGCCTACAACAGCTATGCCACGCCGACGCCGGTAATCGAGCCGGGCCGCATCTACGTGCATTTCGGCAGTCACGGCACCGCCTGTCTGGATACGGCCACCGGCAAAAAGTTATGGGAACGTCGCGACATCAAGTGCGATCACTTCCGCGGGCCGGGTTCGTCCCCGATTCTGTATGGCGATCTGCTGATTCTCACCTTCGATGGCTTTGATGTGCAATTTCTGGTGGCGCTCAACAAATCCACGGGCGAAACCGTTTGGAAAACCAATCGCGATCTCCGCTACAGCTCCAGCAACGGAGATTTGCACAAAGCCTATTCCACGCCGTCGGTGTTTCGCATCAACGGCAACGATCGCCTGTTTTCCCCAGCGGCGGAATCGACGGTCGCCTACGATCCGCTCACCGGCAAGGAATTGTGGAAGGTCAATCATGGTGGCATGAACGAAGCGGCCAAGCCCGTGATGGGCAATGGCTTGGTTTACCTGACCAGCGGGCACACGGCTCAACTGCTCGCGGTTCGGCCCAATGGCGAAGGCGATGTCACCAAGTCGGATATTGTCTGGAAGTCGCCCAAGGGGGTGCCCACTCGGCCATCGCTGCTGCTCGATGGCGCGTATCTGTACATGGTCAGCGATAACGGAATCGCGTCGTGTCTGGACGCCAAGACCGGCAAGCAGCAATGGCAAGAACGCCTGGGCGGTGCCTTCTGCGCATCGCCGATTTTGGCCAACGGCAATCTGTATCTGTGCGACGAAGAAGGGAAAATCCACGTCATCGCCGCCAAGCCGGAATACGAATCGCTTGCGGTGAACAAGCTGGCGGATGGCTGCATGGCCTCCCCTGCGGTCTCCGGAAATGCCCTGTTCATTCGCACCAAGACGCACCTGTACCGCATCGAAGACGGCAAGTAA
- a CDS encoding DUF1559 domain-containing protein, whose translation MQPISTRLRRIAFTLIELLVVIAIIAILIGLLLPAVQKVREAAARMSCQNNIKQLGLALHNYHSALGVFPSGTVNLSPASGSIAAGDDPNGRNGGGAVGIGGPWVCYILPYLEQEALYRNFEKIRSERPEVVDWFGNATYAATPVGDRRLKAMDCPAHPPVDAQFANGTGMEHLGRGNYAASYGKGGYGTVYGNNPAIGGVFGNNSKTRIEDITDGTSSTLMLSELRYRVANGPTDVATQDSRGVWGYGTMGGNTFSAQTGPNSSVPDGVWGCRSSTAERMPCVQVGTPYSEMYAAARSYHTGGVNTAMADGSVRFFSDNIALLTWQAFGSRGGGEVVSE comes from the coding sequence ATGCAACCCATTTCAACTCGTCTCCGACGCATTGCCTTCACCTTGATCGAACTGCTGGTCGTCATTGCGATCATTGCGATTCTGATTGGTCTGTTGCTGCCGGCCGTTCAGAAAGTCCGCGAAGCAGCGGCGCGCATGTCGTGCCAAAACAACATCAAGCAACTTGGTCTGGCGCTGCACAATTATCACAGTGCGCTGGGCGTATTTCCTTCGGGAACGGTGAATCTCAGCCCGGCAAGCGGGTCGATTGCGGCGGGAGATGATCCCAACGGCCGCAACGGGGGCGGTGCCGTCGGCATTGGCGGTCCGTGGGTTTGCTACATTCTGCCGTACCTGGAACAGGAAGCGCTGTATCGCAACTTCGAGAAGATTCGCAGCGAACGCCCGGAAGTCGTCGATTGGTTCGGCAATGCGACTTATGCCGCCACGCCGGTGGGCGACCGTCGATTGAAAGCGATGGACTGCCCCGCGCATCCGCCGGTGGATGCCCAATTTGCCAACGGGACCGGTATGGAACATTTGGGCCGCGGGAACTACGCCGCATCCTACGGAAAGGGTGGCTACGGCACGGTTTATGGCAACAATCCGGCCATCGGCGGCGTCTTTGGCAACAACTCCAAAACGCGAATCGAAGACATCACCGATGGCACATCCAGCACGCTGATGCTCAGCGAATTGCGCTACCGTGTCGCCAACGGCCCAACCGATGTCGCCACGCAAGATAGCCGCGGCGTCTGGGGTTATGGCACCATGGGTGGGAACACCTTCAGCGCGCAGACGGGGCCGAATTCGTCGGTGCCGGATGGCGTCTGGGGATGTCGCAGCTCCACGGCCGAGCGCATGCCCTGTGTGCAAGTCGGCACACCCTATTCGGAAATGTACGCAGCGGCCCGCAGTTACCACACCGGCGGCGTGAACACGGCCATGGCCGATGGCAGCGTCCGCTTCTTCTCGGATAATATCGCCCTACTGACCTGGCAAGCCTTTGGCAGTCGCGGGGGCGGGGAAGTCGTCTCGGAATAA
- a CDS encoding metallophosphoesterase: MSHPDRRTMLGATAALTFSPWSNLLLAADPYADGKLIAGEPPKPKAGSFTVAVLPDTQNYSEKFPETFLAQTKWIAENQSARNIQWMLHLGDITNRNSVPEWQNAQRALTVLDEAKIPYAFCPGNHDYSTGGGCKDRTTLLNDYLPVSRYSGSPTFGGTYDREPKRMENSYHLFDVKGRKFVILALEFGPRNDVIRWANEILTKYHDREAILITHAFIYFDDTRYNFAKYGAKQNWNPHAYPVAKTTKDDVNDGEEIWNKLIAKHENVILTLNGHVLGDGLGRVTTSTPSGRAVPQILVNYQMRPKGGDGWLRLLEFQADGTTVEVYDYSPTLKQRNESAQNRFTFSVAPIRKA, translated from the coding sequence ATGTCTCATCCCGATCGTCGTACCATGCTGGGAGCCACTGCGGCGTTGACGTTCTCGCCGTGGTCGAATCTGCTGCTCGCGGCCGATCCGTATGCCGATGGCAAACTGATTGCCGGTGAGCCGCCCAAGCCGAAGGCGGGATCGTTTACGGTGGCGGTGCTGCCGGATACGCAGAACTACAGCGAGAAATTCCCCGAGACGTTCCTGGCCCAAACCAAGTGGATTGCCGAGAATCAATCGGCACGCAACATCCAATGGATGCTGCACTTAGGTGATATCACCAACCGGAATTCTGTCCCCGAATGGCAGAATGCGCAACGGGCTTTGACCGTGTTGGATGAGGCGAAGATTCCCTATGCGTTCTGTCCGGGGAATCACGACTACAGCACGGGGGGCGGTTGCAAAGACCGCACGACGTTGCTGAACGATTACCTGCCGGTCAGCCGCTATTCCGGGTCGCCGACCTTCGGGGGCACCTATGACCGCGAACCGAAGCGGATGGAAAACAGCTATCATTTGTTTGATGTCAAGGGCCGGAAATTCGTGATTTTGGCGTTAGAATTCGGGCCGCGGAACGATGTAATTCGTTGGGCTAATGAAATTCTCACGAAATATCATGACCGCGAAGCGATTCTGATCACGCACGCATTTATTTATTTTGATGATACGCGCTACAATTTTGCGAAATATGGCGCCAAGCAAAATTGGAACCCGCATGCCTACCCCGTCGCCAAGACGACCAAAGACGATGTCAACGACGGCGAAGAGATTTGGAACAAGCTGATTGCGAAGCACGAGAACGTCATTCTCACGCTCAATGGACATGTGCTGGGCGATGGGTTGGGGCGGGTGACGACTTCGACGCCGAGCGGCCGAGCGGTGCCGCAGATTCTGGTGAATTACCAGATGCGGCCCAAGGGGGGAGATGGCTGGTTGCGATTGCTTGAGTTTCAGGCCGATGGCACGACGGTGGAAGTCTACGATTATTCCCCGACGCTCAAGCAACGCAACGAATCCGCGCAAAATCGCTTCACCTTCTCGGTGGCACCGATCCGCAAGGCGTAA
- a CDS encoding isoaspartyl peptidase/L-asparaginase family protein — MKPRKRFGRVGLVLTVISVGILSGWGLSMAEPRQARASTVLVIHGGAGPMSEAEMTAAGLGRAEFEAVLAQSLAAGYERYLQKRTSVEIVESAIRVLEDSELFNAGRGAVLTADGRAELDASIMEGRTTGTGPGKRDPRKRAGAVTGVTHVKNPISAARAVMEMPDSRHLLLAGAGAEEYVLSEAVRTRFDIQAVSNLYFWTDRQVTTIRNRHRRETEGKPMGAANSEADHAQAEAKQRFGTVGAVARDTQGQLAAGTSTGGMTGKATGRIGDSPIIGAGTYADDRACGVSCTGTGELFIRHAVAHDVVARMLYGKATLKEAVSQTIAQLPDEPGGVGGLIALTPSGEHQFGMTPLTDGMYRGYVTSEGEIVVAIFAKDVEKTVKIPRANPK; from the coding sequence ATGAAACCACGCAAGCGGTTCGGGCGGGTAGGGCTGGTATTGACGGTGATTTCGGTCGGCATTCTCAGCGGGTGGGGATTGAGCATGGCAGAACCACGACAGGCACGCGCATCGACCGTGTTGGTCATTCATGGCGGCGCTGGCCCGATGAGCGAAGCGGAAATGACCGCTGCCGGGCTGGGGCGTGCGGAATTTGAAGCCGTGTTGGCCCAATCACTTGCCGCCGGATACGAGCGATATTTGCAAAAACGCACCAGTGTCGAGATCGTGGAATCGGCGATTCGGGTCTTGGAAGATTCGGAATTATTCAACGCTGGTCGCGGAGCGGTGCTGACCGCGGATGGCCGGGCGGAGTTGGATGCGTCGATCATGGAAGGGCGAACCACCGGCACCGGGCCGGGAAAGCGTGACCCGCGGAAGCGAGCCGGCGCGGTCACGGGTGTCACGCATGTGAAGAATCCCATTTCGGCAGCCCGTGCGGTGATGGAAATGCCCGATTCGCGGCATCTGCTCTTGGCGGGTGCGGGTGCTGAAGAATATGTGCTCTCCGAAGCTGTGCGAACTCGATTTGACATTCAGGCGGTTAGTAATTTATACTTTTGGACGGATCGACAAGTGACCACGATCCGCAATCGCCATCGTCGGGAAACGGAAGGCAAACCGATGGGCGCGGCGAATTCCGAAGCGGATCACGCGCAAGCGGAAGCCAAGCAACGGTTTGGGACGGTAGGAGCCGTCGCCCGCGACACGCAAGGACAGTTGGCCGCCGGCACATCTACCGGGGGAATGACCGGGAAAGCGACCGGGCGAATTGGCGATAGTCCGATTATTGGGGCGGGGACGTATGCCGATGATCGCGCGTGCGGCGTTTCTTGCACCGGAACCGGCGAGTTGTTCATCCGCCACGCGGTGGCCCATGATGTGGTGGCGCGAATGCTCTACGGCAAGGCGACTCTGAAAGAGGCCGTGTCGCAAACCATTGCGCAGCTTCCAGATGAGCCGGGCGGCGTCGGTGGGCTGATCGCGCTGACGCCCAGTGGGGAACATCAATTTGGCATGACCCCGCTGACAGATGGAATGTATCGTGGCTATGTGACCAGCGAGGGCGAGATTGTCGTGGCGATTTTCGCGAAGGACGTCGAAAAAACGGTAAAAATTCCGCGCGCAAATCCCAAATAA